A DNA window from Aestuariispira ectoiniformans contains the following coding sequences:
- a CDS encoding DHA2 family efflux MFS transporter permease subunit, producing the protein MARRTANEGEGVGAAAAAPQEETVDRTQFIGWLAMVVGMFMAILDIQIVASSLENIQAGLSASPDEIGWVQTSYLIAEVVMIPLSGFLSRLMSTRWLFVASAAGFTIMSVASAMAWSIESMIWFRAAQGFLGGAMIPTVFASTYMIFPKSKQNGASVMIGLIATMAPTIGPTLGGYLTQSMSWHWLFLINVGPGVLVALVVAATMKIDKGDRSLLRGFDLSGLFAMAVFLGSLEYVLDEGPKDDWFDERAIIYGTIICAVSAAYFFWRMIRYDKPIVDLTAFSDRNFAVGCLFSFALGIGLYGSVYVLPLLLARVRGYDSLQIGTIMAITGICQFISAPISGRLMRVVSPRTLLTIGLILFAIGLGLNGFQNSQVSFNELILPQALRGVAIMFCMLPITNLALGTLPPEKLKNASGLFNLTRNLGGAIGLAGINTLLDNRIDLHFDQLANHINPASTAFQNTLALLTARYESLGISNPGAAAMKSITNIVGRESTMIAFNDVHLAMAGIFVLALVMLPLVRKPTAMGSAPAH; encoded by the coding sequence ATGGCCCGCAGGACCGCCAATGAAGGTGAGGGAGTTGGTGCGGCCGCTGCTGCCCCTCAGGAAGAGACTGTCGACAGGACACAGTTCATCGGCTGGCTGGCGATGGTTGTCGGCATGTTCATGGCGATCCTCGATATCCAGATTGTTGCCAGTTCCCTGGAAAACATCCAGGCGGGACTATCCGCAAGTCCGGACGAAATCGGTTGGGTGCAGACATCCTATCTGATCGCCGAAGTGGTTATGATCCCGCTGTCGGGCTTCCTGTCGCGGCTGATGTCGACACGATGGCTCTTCGTTGCCTCTGCGGCGGGCTTCACGATCATGAGCGTCGCCAGCGCAATGGCATGGTCCATCGAATCCATGATCTGGTTCCGTGCGGCGCAGGGCTTTCTGGGCGGGGCTATGATCCCGACCGTCTTTGCCTCAACCTATATGATCTTCCCGAAAAGCAAACAGAACGGCGCCAGTGTGATGATTGGCCTGATCGCCACCATGGCGCCGACAATCGGGCCGACACTTGGCGGATATCTGACCCAGTCCATGTCCTGGCACTGGCTGTTCCTGATCAATGTAGGTCCCGGCGTTCTGGTTGCCTTGGTCGTGGCGGCGACAATGAAAATCGACAAAGGCGATCGTTCTCTTCTGCGCGGGTTTGATCTGTCGGGGCTTTTTGCCATGGCGGTTTTCCTAGGCAGCCTGGAATATGTGCTGGACGAAGGGCCGAAGGATGACTGGTTTGATGAGCGGGCCATCATTTACGGCACGATCATCTGTGCCGTTTCGGCCGCTTACTTTTTCTGGCGTATGATCCGCTATGACAAGCCGATCGTTGACCTGACCGCGTTCAGTGACCGGAACTTTGCCGTTGGCTGTCTGTTTTCCTTTGCCCTGGGGATCGGCCTTTACGGCAGCGTCTATGTCCTGCCGCTGCTACTTGCTCGGGTAAGGGGCTATGACAGCCTGCAGATCGGTACGATCATGGCGATCACGGGGATTTGCCAGTTCATTTCGGCACCAATTTCCGGGCGGTTGATGCGCGTGGTCTCGCCGCGAACCTTGCTGACGATTGGACTGATCCTTTTCGCAATAGGCCTGGGGCTGAACGGTTTCCAGAACAGCCAGGTTTCCTTCAATGAGCTGATCCTGCCGCAGGCGCTGCGCGGTGTGGCGATCATGTTCTGCATGTTGCCGATCACCAACCTGGCGCTGGGGACATTGCCACCGGAAAAGCTGAAAAATGCGTCCGGCCTGTTCAACCTGACCCGTAACCTTGGTGGGGCGATTGGTCTTGCCGGGATCAATACGCTTCTGGACAACCGGATTGACCTGCATTTCGATCAGTTGGCCAACCATATCAATCCGGCAAGCACGGCTTTCCAGAACACTCTGGCGCTTCTCACCGCACGATATGAGTCTCTGGGGATAAGCAATCCGGGGGCGGCGGCGATGAAAAGCATCACGAATATCGTAGGGCGTGAATCGACCATGATTGCCTTTAACGATGTGCATCTCGCAATGGCCGGTATTTTCGTTCTGGCCCTGGTGATGTTGCCGCTGGTGCGCAAGCCGACGGCGATGGGGTCTGCGCCCGCGCATTGA
- a CDS encoding bifunctional 5,10-methylenetetrahydrofolate dehydrogenase/5,10-methenyltetrahydrofolate cyclohydrolase, whose product MMGDRDLRGKPIADKILAQVAADAAELTEAGWAPKLVSITVGDVEAVDVYVRNQRRVAERSGIGFEERNFPADVTQAELQAAVANMNVDPRVSGIIIQRPVPEQISVKALQGAIHPLKDVEGMHPTSIGNIVYNEVDLAPCTAAASVEMLKATGLPLAGLEVVVIGHSEIVGKPIAFLLMAEGATVTVCHHMTRSVPIHSRRADAIFVAVGKPRLITGDMIKPGAAVIDIGINAIEEDGQEKLVGDVDYDSASEVAGWITPVPGGVGPVTVSVLMRNTIVALRRQKEAYDASFGDRN is encoded by the coding sequence ATGATGGGTGACAGAGATCTCCGGGGCAAGCCGATTGCCGATAAGATCCTGGCGCAGGTCGCCGCGGATGCGGCCGAACTGACCGAGGCCGGTTGGGCGCCAAAACTGGTATCAATCACGGTCGGCGATGTTGAGGCTGTTGATGTGTATGTGCGCAACCAGCGCCGTGTGGCCGAACGGTCCGGCATCGGCTTCGAAGAACGGAACTTTCCCGCCGATGTAACCCAGGCGGAACTGCAGGCCGCCGTTGCCAATATGAATGTGGATCCCAGAGTATCGGGGATTATCATTCAGCGTCCGGTGCCGGAACAGATTTCAGTCAAGGCCCTGCAGGGGGCCATCCATCCGCTGAAGGATGTGGAAGGGATGCACCCGACGTCGATCGGTAACATCGTTTATAACGAGGTGGATCTGGCGCCCTGTACGGCAGCGGCGTCCGTTGAAATGCTGAAGGCTACCGGCCTGCCGCTGGCGGGATTGGAAGTGGTGGTCATCGGACATTCGGAAATTGTCGGTAAGCCGATTGCCTTTCTGCTGATGGCCGAAGGGGCAACCGTGACGGTCTGTCACCATATGACGCGCAGCGTGCCGATCCACTCCCGCCGGGCCGATGCCATTTTTGTGGCGGTGGGCAAGCCGCGCCTGATTACAGGCGATATGATCAAACCCGGCGCGGCTGTCATTGATATCGGCATCAATGCGATTGAGGAAGACGGGCAGGAAAAACTGGTCGGTGATGTGGATTATGACAGCGCTAGCGAAGTGGCCGGGTGGATCACACCGGTGCCGGGCGGCGTCGGGCCCGTGACGGTCTCCGTTCTGATGCGCAACACCATCGTGGCGTTGAGGCGCCAGAAAGAAGCCTATGACGCCAGCTTTGGCGACAGGAACTGA
- a CDS encoding HlyD family secretion protein, which produces MSPKKVILPLLAAAVIGGGGYYGYSWLTEGRFHESTDNAYLQADEVAVSPKVSGYVKDLRVKENQAVREGDLLLAIDDADYRAELDRADAAWQLKKAALETMHEQISLQEAAITQAAANVDIAQAELGRASDDFKRYKDLVGKGAASRQKFDHAKADRQKARAGLHAAQATLAVEKGRLSVLKAQKVEAQSAVAQAAATKALAQQALNDTRIRAPFDGVVGNRSAQVGSLVSPGQQLLVLVPLPGVYAVANFKETQISRMAPGQKAEIEVDAFPDAKITGRVESFSPATGAQFSLLPPENATGNFTKITQRVPVRIRLDDSKLAKALRPGLSVVVDVDIRDDSGAAHATGTGLASVVTPNQKLTGLN; this is translated from the coding sequence ATGAGCCCCAAGAAAGTTATTCTTCCCCTTCTGGCAGCAGCGGTTATCGGTGGCGGTGGCTATTATGGATATAGCTGGCTGACCGAGGGCCGCTTCCATGAAAGCACGGATAACGCCTATCTGCAGGCTGATGAGGTGGCCGTGTCGCCCAAGGTCTCAGGCTATGTCAAAGACTTGCGGGTGAAGGAAAACCAGGCGGTGCGCGAAGGTGATTTGCTGCTCGCCATCGACGATGCGGATTATCGGGCTGAACTGGACCGCGCGGATGCTGCCTGGCAGTTGAAGAAGGCGGCGCTCGAGACCATGCATGAGCAGATTTCCCTTCAGGAGGCCGCCATCACTCAGGCTGCTGCCAATGTGGACATTGCACAAGCGGAACTGGGCCGGGCCAGTGACGATTTCAAACGTTATAAGGACCTGGTCGGCAAGGGCGCTGCCAGTCGCCAGAAATTCGACCACGCCAAGGCCGACCGCCAGAAGGCGCGTGCGGGGTTGCACGCCGCCCAGGCGACGCTGGCGGTTGAAAAGGGGCGACTTTCCGTCCTGAAGGCGCAAAAAGTCGAAGCACAAAGTGCCGTTGCCCAGGCCGCAGCCACCAAGGCTCTGGCACAGCAGGCCCTGAATGATACCCGAATTCGCGCACCTTTTGACGGTGTTGTCGGCAACCGGTCCGCCCAGGTCGGGTCGCTGGTGTCGCCGGGCCAGCAATTGCTGGTGCTCGTGCCGTTGCCCGGGGTCTACGCGGTTGCGAATTTCAAGGAAACACAGATTTCGCGAATGGCCCCCGGCCAGAAGGCCGAGATCGAGGTCGATGCCTTCCCGGATGCAAAAATCACCGGGCGGGTGGAAAGCTTCTCTCCGGCCACGGGGGCGCAGTTCAGTCTTTTGCCGCCGGAAAACGCCACGGGGAACTTTACCAAGATTACACAACGTGTCCCGGTTCGCATCCGCCTGGACGACAGCAAACTTGCCAAGGCCCTGCGGCCGGGCCTTTCTGTCGTGGTCGACGTAGATATCCGCGATGACAGTGGTGCTGCCCATGCAACGGGCACGGGGCTTGCCAGCGTTGTGACGCCGAACCAGAAACTGACGGGTCTTAACTGA
- a CDS encoding GAF domain-containing sensor histidine kinase, translated as MGKAERYNLQEILAGTSDNDVALQFLEALPVAAVVLDADDKDVLWATSHCRELFNIPDDGDLSLIKNELVRSPDHARNLRDKLKQDGRIQAREAVVMTADNRLIVVLMDLGLVELNGKMHLAFCLQDITERKEAEAELCHDAEADKLMSNISGQLLGIDIANAISDSLRNLGIYLNVDRVALAPLTDESSVIRARQWISDRIDGENPGIHTIPLPSLRWIEQSLNKGKAVLLNKLDDLPSEAALDRDILEETGLKALQVHPIMFQRSLIGLVTMECYTEDRQWTSRESDLLTQFCNVIGSAIARQQAERRTRHAMKRAEGALKALEGAQSQLIHAEKMAALGDLVAGIAHETSTPLGSAVTTTSALRARTKQLARAFEERTIKRSDMETYLDYSREGFQILETNLRRAADLIQSFKRVAVDVSHAEIQTINVCEYLEDILRSIRPRTKKFKEVEIFLDCPDDLEINTEPGALSQVITNLMTNALIHAFDNDLSSKGRIGIEVHQAGDELRLAFTDNGKGMTPEVREKLFDPYFTTKRDQGGSGLGMPIIQDLVKETLHGRIIVTSEPGEGSQFHITFPADLTKVVAAPKPGGDHN; from the coding sequence ATGGGAAAGGCAGAACGCTATAACCTTCAGGAGATACTTGCCGGGACGTCGGATAACGATGTTGCGTTACAGTTCCTTGAAGCCCTGCCCGTCGCCGCAGTCGTCCTGGATGCGGATGACAAGGATGTTCTCTGGGCAACGTCCCATTGCCGCGAACTTTTCAATATTCCTGATGACGGGGACCTGAGCCTCATTAAAAACGAGCTTGTCCGCTCACCCGACCATGCCCGAAACCTTCGGGACAAGCTGAAACAGGACGGCCGCATCCAGGCCCGTGAGGCTGTCGTCATGACTGCCGACAACAGGTTGATCGTTGTCCTCATGGACCTCGGCCTGGTCGAGCTGAACGGCAAAATGCATCTTGCCTTCTGCCTGCAGGACATCACAGAGCGCAAGGAAGCCGAAGCCGAACTGTGCCACGACGCCGAAGCCGACAAGCTGATGAGCAATATTTCCGGGCAGTTGCTCGGCATCGATATCGCCAATGCCATTTCGGACTCGTTGCGCAATCTGGGCATCTATCTGAATGTTGACCGGGTCGCCCTCGCACCATTGACGGATGAGAGCTCCGTTATCCGTGCCCGCCAGTGGATCAGTGACCGTATCGACGGCGAAAACCCCGGCATTCATACGATCCCTCTGCCCTCTCTGCGTTGGATCGAGCAATCCCTCAACAAGGGGAAAGCGGTCCTGCTGAACAAGCTGGACGATTTACCATCCGAAGCGGCACTGGATCGGGACATTCTCGAAGAGACGGGACTGAAAGCCCTACAAGTCCACCCCATCATGTTCCAACGCAGCCTGATCGGCCTTGTGACCATGGAATGCTATACAGAAGACCGGCAGTGGACGTCGCGGGAATCCGACCTTCTTACCCAATTCTGCAACGTGATCGGCAGCGCCATCGCCCGACAGCAGGCGGAACGCCGCACCCGTCATGCGATGAAGCGCGCCGAAGGAGCCCTCAAAGCCCTGGAAGGGGCCCAAAGCCAGTTAATCCATGCAGAGAAAATGGCCGCGCTTGGCGATCTGGTCGCAGGCATCGCCCATGAGACCAGCACCCCTCTCGGCAGCGCGGTCACAACAACCAGTGCGTTGCGCGCACGCACCAAACAATTGGCGCGGGCCTTTGAAGAGCGAACCATCAAACGGTCGGATATGGAAACCTATCTGGACTACAGCCGCGAAGGGTTCCAGATTCTGGAAACCAACCTGCGACGTGCGGCCGACCTGATCCAAAGCTTCAAACGCGTTGCCGTGGATGTCAGTCATGCGGAAATCCAGACCATCAACGTGTGTGAATATCTGGAAGATATCCTGCGCAGCATCCGGCCCCGCACAAAAAAATTCAAAGAGGTGGAAATCTTCCTCGACTGCCCCGACGACCTGGAAATCAATACCGAACCCGGGGCCCTGTCACAGGTGATCACCAATCTGATGACCAATGCCCTGATCCACGCCTTCGACAACGACCTGTCTTCCAAGGGCCGTATAGGAATAGAGGTACATCAGGCCGGTGACGAATTAAGGCTGGCCTTTACCGACAACGGCAAAGGCATGACGCCTGAGGTTCGTGAAAAGCTGTTTGACCCTTATTTCACGACCAAACGGGACCAGGGCGGCAGCGGCCTTGGTATGCCCATCATTCAGGATCTGGTCAAAGAGACGTTGCATGGCCGGATTATCGTGACCTCGGAACCCGGCGAAGGCAGCCAGTTCCACATCACTTTTCCCGCCGACCTGACCAAGGTCGTGGCCGCCCCCAAACCCGGCGGCGACCACAACTGA
- a CDS encoding TetR/AcrR family transcriptional regulator translates to MSTLSKIDQKMEMRRAAILEAARNLFCEHGLSGTTLEMITAEVGGSRRTIYELFGNKDGVFEAVVRDSTSKVIDIIKEINFTDLPLRDALIEFGMNLMTFLTQPETIRCLRLFLGEVPRFPHMGKVFYESGLMTGRRILKSYFEEQMDKGEMPKVDAMQAATFFMSLMKADYDFRQMTQVGWEPNTPDLKQHVTNAVDMFLRGYGIPSAAPVRTTD, encoded by the coding sequence TTGTCCACCCTGTCAAAAATCGATCAAAAGATGGAAATGCGCCGCGCTGCTATTCTTGAAGCGGCCCGCAATTTGTTTTGCGAACACGGCCTCTCCGGCACCACATTGGAAATGATCACCGCCGAAGTCGGTGGGTCCCGCCGGACGATTTATGAGTTATTTGGGAATAAGGATGGTGTCTTCGAGGCCGTTGTGCGTGACAGCACAAGCAAGGTCATTGACATCATCAAGGAAATCAACTTTACGGATTTGCCGTTGCGCGACGCCCTGATCGAATTCGGCATGAACCTGATGACCTTCCTCACCCAACCGGAAACCATCCGCTGTCTGCGCCTGTTCCTGGGCGAGGTTCCCCGCTTCCCCCATATGGGCAAAGTGTTTTACGAAAGCGGGTTGATGACGGGCCGCCGTATCCTCAAGTCATACTTTGAGGAACAGATGGACAAGGGTGAAATGCCCAAGGTCGACGCCATGCAGGCCGCCACCTTCTTTATGAGCCTGATGAAGGCGGACTATGACTTCCGTCAGATGACCCAGGTCGGGTGGGAACCCAACACCCCCGACCTGAAGCAGCATGTCACCAATGCGGTAGACATGTTCCTGCGCGGCTATGGCATCCCATCAGCCGCGCCGGTCCGGACAACAGACTAG